The proteins below come from a single Portunus trituberculatus isolate SZX2019 chromosome 2, ASM1759143v1, whole genome shotgun sequence genomic window:
- the LOC123503248 gene encoding LOW QUALITY PROTEIN: serine/arginine repetitive matrix protein 2-like (The sequence of the model RefSeq protein was modified relative to this genomic sequence to represent the inferred CDS: inserted 1 base in 1 codon; deleted 1 base in 1 codon): MNIPLPDEIPLPGGMGSRQGPPPPILRGAPLMPRPTQPPQIMLPPGPPPNLSLPPPVFSHPPPFLGPPPPRHHGPGPMPLFTRMPTSGVGQVIPTPPAERYSPSRVTADDDDTPPAPSPAATPLTTKPPLLPLTTTTTSTTTTTTSTTTATTPAGGGVPALAPLPPPLPGGGKGGFGGVTKLLGSKEAKKRLLAFSGKTMKVSSFTLAKTPRPAASSALPGDDDVKKGPAGGVGGGGGMKKKKKEEKVSIIEQIRDEESRLKQALGLKNIIFNPYGPGLAPIAKLLDNPEELRRFETKGRSMKVRLEQYEARHSKHHQHHQHHRHHHRPTRTKDKDRRSDTQAPQDPKAPADAAPVKEEPRKRPRRVPRSWREFKNEKFDFELVRQVRRDQMRRQNRGARGGAVFRDLKMMYPIRAKALNGAEKEYPASLVRYTTARPSISFAINSTKFRSHFFSRLEIRHYHPEEWPTLQAFWAAPPASPAYHLPQASPTHTHWYPELDHWLDYTLQSTTVPESAPAPASAPAPAPTSPPAPAISPPRLKQPTRKSKSKWEEEEEEEEEEEEEEEESIKLKNLEEEEEEEEEEEEEEVQMKEEEDEEEDEEEEEKKTNLEEKSEAKVFSDCLNEEYEAFLLMVDGGGGGEEEKKKEEEEEEAEEGRHKRDIKSIPHKEDYMKIREEEEERRKRMREEEEEEKKEQKTLEKRRKKQMKKEKRRQRKLEKRARKKAKKDMKKRRKEKERKRIKRKRKSSESSISSPVQMEEEEEEEEEEERYKRRKKKQEYIQISDGEEEEEEEEERRRRRRRRRRRRRRRINALSQGRRERGGGGRGRGGGGGGEKIYQGLRNSDSPSYTPPRRLEEEEEEEEEEEEEAPSPVSSPELPMGRGYRGGAERRAEKWENESVGAENREISTKSGALRGSSGQGRSDPASDTSGYYDLTPDSSSGASGAKMFNLEDIPYPAPESERYSPSNMSLSSCSSSSAPPTPPRPDTHTLDAIPIPPPTPDITNIPMPPVTKPAPLPPSREEAPPPLPRPAPTPVQPPHSPATREESLPPSPPPREVPLPPIVLLPHSAIPVPTSRLDAPPQPASPRQEKTQWVEGVEAGAGGGGGGGLRPARPGPITFRLGAKGALRLPRPDLKGFLPQEEEEEEEARVPPGGHDSDDEELPSLALPAQQPHPTTTHPQHSPQQPPSPVSPQDHLPQDSPAHPQETLPPASPAPRERASLRSRSRSPRHLPRPRSPATRHKSPPRPSPAKDRSPPRDSSSERGRSPRPRRHQARPRSPLRSRTPPPRARSPVPRGKSPTRGRTPPRGRSPVRARSPYKNRSPPPRGRSPHKAKSPGRGRPASPLHSRSPPRGASPRRASPKSRSPRRTRDSRSRSWSPRRRRKPGAGSPDTRRSRRGGRLAKTPPRQTKGSRDRRSPLPRRYHSPTSPSPPPREERYAPHHDSSPARHSPSRSPPRSYHHGPHTPELPPDTQRFPTSPSDHYPGRTGRHTPEGSPPQDHRQYHSPPGQYRSSLSPPFSRSPPWSPGAGRRTSPTGWRSPRYQHQHHYTPPPRDRWSPARSPRRGARSPGRRSPPPGRRSSPGRGRSPRRSPGLRSPRRSPSPSLRGEAYPYEQRGWSGAAWEWEAGHHHHHSPKAGQGEARYRRGSAGDTAPLKTDADSTISDSELSAATATAPPPPRPPPATTPAPHHPRPSPTPARDAATPPSPRGASPRRPTLDERLRREHGLHLQQQQQQQQQQVYSWPYPAQPQQFQYQYERPEGSDTTTTTATTTTTTTATTTSRVIQVGNMLQVLPQDASAPQPHCPMMVQAGNVIQVVPADNMQVLAPEIVGVGGVMQMVGVPSSPPTPAPVPAPSKTPVPVTASQPPIAPSCPAPVLAGSGGAGHTPGLPVARLISLLQQQIPAMSEEIDPEIAAAGREREKXERRERKERRRREREARREARHRERERKRLILLQQQLQQQQQQQQQEGERPSSDTEDEVLFREAMSEVPVVGSPVPDYEVEEEDEEEDEEEARLRKKKRLLPVALPPADKGILMSPSYRSREDYRPKAVKFADGVLPGEGTSPSGGEEIHSPPPPSPAATTTTTANTTTTTATTARKKEKKFRKKRKVKVKAIKLYTGDKGAGHSPPPPPGSPPPFTALKLYPGYTHYTFTAPGTAVIYTQPSQHQYAYNQVAGLPGGLVVPSRGGATTPSNTNSGVFGYPGYVYTTLYSPQPLPAQTPPLQYVLPTPPPPAPTTTTPAAAVAVVAGARRKEE, encoded by the exons ATGAACATCCCCCTTCCGGATGAAATACCCTTGCCGGGGGGGATGGGGAGCAGACAGGGCCCCCCACCCCCTATTCTGCGGGGCGCCCCACTCATGCCCCGCCCCACACAGCCCCCACAGATCATGCTGCCCCCCGGACCACCGCCAAACCTCTCCCTACCCCCGCCAGTCTTCTCTCACCCACCCCCATTCCTGGGACCTCCCCCGCCCCGCCACCATGGCCCTGGACCCATGCCACTCTTCACCAGGATGCCGACCAGCGGGGTGGGGCAAGTGATCCCCACCCCGCCTGccgagag GTACTCTCCCAGCCGTGtgactgctgatgatgatgacaccCCCCCTGCCCCAAGCCCCGCAGCTACCCCGCTCACCACCAAACCCCCTCTGctgcctctcaccaccaccaccacctctaccaccaccacaaccactagcaccaccactgccaccaccccaGCCGGTGGTGGTGTCCCGGCCCTGGCCCCGCTGCCCCCACCACTGCCAGGGGGAGGTAAGGGCGGGTTTGGGGGGGTGACCAAGCTGCTGGGGAGCAAGGAGGCCAAGAAGCGACTACTGGCGTTCTCCGGGAAGACGATGAAGGTGTCGTCGTTCACGCTGGCCAagacgccccgccccgccgccagCTCTGCCTTGCCCGGGGACGACGACGTGAAGAAGGGCCCCGCGGGTGGTGTAGGGGGCGGGGgtgggatgaagaagaagaagaaggaggagaaagtgtctATTATTGAGCAGATCCGCGACGAGGAGTCCCGACTCAAACAAGCGCTGGGGCTGAAAAACATCATCTTCAACCCGTATGGCCCCGGACTGGCCCCGATCGCCAAGCTGCTGGACAACCCCGAGGAGCTGCGGCGCTTTGAGACCAAGGGCCGTTCCATGAAGGTCCGTCTGGAGCAGTACGAGGCTCGGCACAgcaagcaccaccaacaccaccaacaccaccgccaccaccacagaccCACACGCACCAAGGACAAGGACCGACGCTCCGACACGCAGGCCCCGCAGGACCCCAAGGCACCTGCAGATGCCGCCCCGGTGAAGGAGGAGCCCCGGAAACGCCCGCGACGAGTGCCCCGGTCCTGGAGGGAGTTTAAAAATGAGAAGTTTGATTTTGAGTTGGTGAGGCAAGTCCGTCGTGACCAGATGAGGAGGCAGAACCGTGgggcgcggggcggggcagTGTTCAGGGACCTCAAGATGATGTACCCCATCCGTGCCAAGGCTCTGAACGGGGCGGAGAAGGAGTACCCCGCCAGCTTGGTCCGCTACACCACTGCCCGTCCCAGCATCTCATTTGCCATTAATTCCACAAAGTTCcgttctcatttcttctcccgGCTGGAGATCCGCCACTACCACCCGGAGGAATGGCCCACCCTACAGGCATTCTGGGCCGCCCCGCCTGCCTCGCCAGCCTACCACCTCCCCCAAGcctcgcccacacacacccactggTACCCTGAGCTGGACCACTGGCTGGACTACACATTGCAGTCTACCACAGTCCCAGAGTCAGCCCCTGCCCCAGCCTCTGCCCCGGCTCCTGCCCCGACCTCACCCCCTGCCCCGGCCATATCTCCGCCCCGCCTCAAGCAACCCACTCGTAAGTCGAAGTcaaagtgggaggaggaagaggaggaagaagaggaggaggaggaggaggaagaggaaagtattAAGTTGAAGaatttggaagaagaagaagaagaggaggaggaggaggaggaggaggaggtacagatgaaggaagaagaggacgaggaagaggacgaggaggaggaggagaagaagaccaACTTGGAGGAGAAGAGTGAAGCTAAAGTCTTCTCTGATTGTCTGAATGAAGAATATGAAGCCTTCCTATTAAtggttgatggaggaggaggaggagaggaggagaagaagaaggaagaggaggaggaggaagcggaggaaggaagacacaaGAGAGACATCAAATCCATACCACACAAAGAAGATTACATGAAaatcagagaagaggaggaagagagaaggaagagaatgagagaggaagaggaagaggagaagaaggaacagaagaccctggaaaagaggaggaagaagcaaatgaagaaagagaagaggaggcagaggaagctGGAGAAGAGGGCGaggaagaaggcgaagaaggacatgaagaagaggaggaaggagaaggagaggaagaggatcaagaggaagaggaagagtagcgAGAGTTCCATATCTTCCCCTgtacaaatggaggaggaggaggaagaggaggaggaggaggagaggtataagaggaggaagaagaaacaggaatatATTCAAATtagtgatggagaggaggaggaggaagaggaagaggagaggaggaggaggaggaggaggaggaggaggaggaggaggaggaggataaacgcATTAtctcaaggaagaagagaaagaggaggaggaggaagaggaagaggaggaggaggaggaggagagaagatataCCAGGGACTCCGAAATAG TGATAGTCCTTCTTACACTCCCCCAAGAAgactggaagaagaggaggaagaggaagaagaagaggaagaggaggccccATCCCCGGTTTCCTCCCCCGAGCTTCCCATGGGGCGGGGTTACCGGGGCGGGGCAGAACGAAGGGCGGAGAAATGGGAGAATGAGTCAGTCGGGGCAGAAAACCGAGAAATAAGTACAAAATCCGGGGCATTGCGGGGCAGCTCGGGGCAAGGGAGGAGCGACCCGGCCAGTGATACGTCTGGGTACTATGACCTGACCCCAGACTCCTCCAGCGGGGCATCCGGGGCAAAGATGTTCAATTTAGAGGATATTCCATATCCTGCCCCGGAGAGTGAGAGGTACAGCCCCTCCAACatgtccctctcctcctgctcctcctcctccgccccacccaccccaccccgCCCAGACACTCACACCCTGGATGCCATACCCATTCCCCCACCTACCCCGGACATCACCAACATCCCCATGCCCCCCGTCACCAAGCCTGCCCCGCTCCCGCCATCCAGAGAGGAAGccccgccaccactgccacgcCCTGCCCCAACCCCAGTGCAGCCACCTCATAGCCCTGCCACAAGGGAggagtccctccctccctcgccgccGCCCCGGGAGGTGCCCCTGCCCCCCATTGTGCTGCTGCCCCACTCCGCCATTCCTGTCCCAACCTCCCGCCTGGACGCCCCGCCCCAGCCAGCCTCGCCCCGCCAAGAGAAGACACAGTGGGTTGAAGGGGTGGAGGCTggggcagggggaggaggaggaggaggtctgcgCCCTGCCCGTCCCGGCCCCATCACCTTCAGACTCGGGGCCAAGGGTGCGCTGCGCCTGCCCCGCCCAGACCTGAAGGGCTTCCTGccccaggaagaggaggaggaggaggaggcacgggTCCCCCCAGGGGGTCACGACAGTGATGATGAGGAGCTCCCCAGCCTGGCCCTGCCGGCACAACAGCCCCaccccaccacaacacacccacaacactcCCCGCAACAACCACCTTCCCCAGTCTCGCCCCAGGACCACCTGCCCCAAGACAGCCCCGCCCACCCTCAGGAGACACTGCCCCCCGCCTCACCTGCCCCGAGGGAGCGTGCCTCGCTCAGGTCCCGCTCCCGCTCCCCACGCCACCTGCCCCGCCCCAGGTCTCCTGCCACCCGCCACAAGTCACCACCCCGCCCCAGCCCTGCCAAGGACCGCTCACCACCCCGGGACTCCTCCAGCGAGAGGGGGCGCTCGCCTCGTCCCCGCCGCCACCAAGCCAGGCCCCGCTCCCCGCTCCGCAGCAGGACGCCCCCACCCAGGGCCCGCTCACCTGTACCTCGTGGCAAGAGCCCTACCAGGGGCAGGACACCCCCGCGGGGCCGCTCCCCTGTGCGTGCCCGCAGCCCTTACAAGAACCGCTCCCCTCCTCCCCGGGGCCGCTCACCACATAAGGCTAAGTCCCCCGGCCGGGGCCGCCCCGCCTCACCCCTACACAGCCGCTCACCACCGCGGGGCGCCAGTCCCCGTCGTGCCTCTCCCAAATCGCGGTCGCCCCGCCGTACTCGGGACTCCCGCTCCCGCAGCTGGTCACCCCGCCGCCGCAGGAAGCCTGGGGCAGGCAGCCCTGACACACGTCGCAGCAGGCGGGGTGGAAGGCTGGCCAAGACCCCGCCCCGCCAAACCAAGGGAAGCAGGGACCGCCGCTCACCACTGCCCCGCCGCTACCACAGCCccacctccccctcacccccgCCCCGTGAGGAGCGTTATGCCCCCCACCATGACTCCAGCCCTGCCCGCCACTCCCCCTCACGCAGTCCACCCCGCTCCTACCACCACGGCCCACACACCCCAGAGCTGCCCCCGGACACCCAGCGCTTCCCCACCTCGCCCTCTGACCACTACCCGGGGCGCACCGGCCGCCACACCCCAGAGGGCTCCCCTCCCCAAGACCACCGTCAGTACCACAGTCCCCCGGGACAGTACCGCAGCAGCCTCAGCCCTCCATTCTCCCGCAGCCCTCCCTGGAGCCCTGGGGCAGGGCGCCGCACCAGCCCCACTGGTTGGCGCAGCCCCCgataccagcaccagcaccactacacaCCCCCGCCCCGGGACCGCTGGAGCCCTGCACGCTCACCCCGCCGTGGGGCCCGCTCTCCAGGGCGCCGCTCTCCTCCCCCTGGTCGCCGCTCCTCTCCAGGCCGGGGCCGCTCCCCACGCCGCTCCCCGGGGCTCAGGTCCCCCCGCCGttcaccctccccctccctgcgTGGCGAGGCGTACCCCTACGAGCAGCGGGGCTGGAGCGGGGCAGCATGGGAGTGGGAGgcaggtcaccaccaccaccacagccccaaggcagggcagggtgaGGCCCGGTACCGGCGGGGCTCGGCAGGGGACACCGCGCCACTCAAGACTGACGCAGACTCCACCATCAGTGACTCAGAGCTGTCtgccgccactgccactgccccGCCACCGCCCCGTCCCCCACCTGCCACCACACCTGCCCCACACCACCCCAGACCCAGCCCCACCCCAGCCAGGGATGCTGCCACGCCCCCATCTCCCCGTGGGGCCTCACCCCGCCGCCCCACGCTGGACGAGAGGCTGCGGCGCGAGCACGGCCTCCacctacagcagcagcagcagcagcagcagcagcaggtgtacAGCTGGCCTTACCCTGCACAGCCACAAcag TTCCAGTACCAGTATGAGCGTCCAGAGGGcagtgacaccaccaccaccactgccaccaccaccaccaccacaactgccaccaccacttcccgGGTCATACAGGTGGGGAATATGCTACAGGTGTTGCCCCAAGATGCCTCCGCCCCGCAGCCCCATTGCCCCATGATGGTCCAGGCTGGCAATGTTATACAG GTAGTGCCAGCGGACAACATGCAAGTTTTGGCCCCAGAAATCGTTGGAGTCGGGGGTGTCATGCAAATGGTCGGGGTCCCCAGCTCTCCCCCAACCCCTGCCCCAGTTCCTGCCCCGTCCAAGACCCCGGTCCCTgtgacagccagccagccacccatcGCCCCGTCCTGCCCCGCCCCAGTCCTGGCGGGGAGTGGCGGGGCAGGACACACGCCGGGGTTGCCTGTTGCACGCCTTATATCTCTCCTCCAgcag CAAATCCCAGCcatgagtgaagagattgacCCAGAGATCGCAGcggccgggagagagagagaga cagagaggagggagaggaaggagaggaggaggagggagagggaggcaaggagagaggcccggcacagggagagggagaggaaaagactcatcctgctacaacaacaactgcagcaacaacaacaacaacaacagcaggagggagagaggccgTCGTCTGATACGGAGGATGAAGTGCTGTTTAGG GAGGCCATGTCGGAGGTGCCGGTGGTCGGGTCACCTGTGCCGGActacgaggtggaggaggaagacgaggaggaggacgaggaagaggccaggctgaggaagaagaagaggttgcTGCCTgttgctcttcctcctgctgacAAGGGCATCCTCATGAGCCCCTCCTACAG gtCCCGTGAGGATTACCGCCCCAAAGCAGTGAAGTTTGCGGACGGAGTGTTGCCGGGGGAGGGCACGTCACCCAGCGGAGGGGAGGAGATCCActccccaccacctccctcccctgctgccaccaccaccaccaccgccaacaccaccaccaccaccgccaccaccgccaggaagaaggagaagaagtttaggaagaagaggaaggtgaaagtGAAGGCCATCAAgctg TACACAGGGGACAAGGGGGCTGGCCACTCCCCACCGCCACCCCCAGGGTCACCGCCCCCCTTCACAGCCCTCAAGTTATACCCGGGCTACACCCACTACACCTTCACAGCTCCAGGCACTGCAGTTATATACACACAGCCTTCCCAACACCAGtatg CATACAACCAGGTGGCAGGGCTCCCCGGGGGGCTGGTGGTGCCTAGTCGGGGGGGTGCCACCACCCCCAGCAACACCAACAGTGGAGTGTTTGGCTACCCTGGCTATGTGTACACCACCCTCTACTCCCCCCAGCCCCTCCCCGCCCAGACACCCCCCCTCCAGTACGtcctgccaacaccaccacccccagcaccaacaacaacaacaccagcagcagctgtggcagtagtagcaggagccaggaggaaggaggagtga